Proteins found in one Takifugu rubripes chromosome 15, fTakRub1.2, whole genome shotgun sequence genomic segment:
- the p2rx1 gene encoding P2X purinoceptor 1 isoform X1, producing MKKQITDAISDFFFEYETPRQVLVRNRRVGVVCRLIQLGVLAYIIGWVFIYEKGYQSTDMAVSSVFSKMKGVGYTNVNGTERVWDVADYVFPSQGDSSFVVMTNYIITEGQKMGKCPELPGKHNCSNDTDCKGGGYKRTGHGEMTGVCVNSTRTCEVLAWCPIENDHNIPEPPLLMSAENYTLFIKNSVTFPLFRVTRSNLVEGIDSVYINKCLYDPENAPLCPIFQLGDIVKLSGFNFETIARVGGAIGIVIDWTCNLDLDVKHCKPKYGFHGLYGNPSETDKTRASVGYNFRYAKHYLEDRVEKRTLFKVFGIRIDIIVHSLARKFDIIPTLTAIGSGVGIFGVATVVCDLVLLYLLPKREFYKNMKFKYTDAHAQDHDSEAGSVETDVSKGAQ from the exons ATGAAGAAACAAATCACAGATGCCATTTCCGACTTCTTCTTTGAGTATGAGACCCCGCGCCAGGTGCTGGTGAGGAACAGGAGAGTTGGGGTGGTGTGCCGCCTGATCCAGCTGGGGGTCCTGGCGTACATCATCGG GTGGGTGTTCATCTATGAGAAAGGATACCAGTCCACAGACATGGCGGTGAGCTCAGTCTTCAGCAAAATGAAAGGGGTGGGCTACACCAACGTGAATGGAACTGAGAGGGTCTGGGATGTGGCGGATTATGTCTTTCCATCGCAG GGAGACTCATCATTTGTTGTCATGACAAACTACATCATAACTGAAGGTCAGAAGATGGGGAAGTGTCCAGAG CTTCCAGGAAAGCACAACTGCAGCAATGACACTGACTGTAAAGGAGGGGGTTACAAACGTACGGGACATG GAGAAATGacgggagtgtgtgtgaatagCACCAGGACGTGTGAGGTGCTGGCCTGGTGCCCCATAGAGAACGATCATAACATCCCTGA ACCTCCCCTGTTGATGTCTGCAGAGAACTACACACTGTTCATCAAAAACTCTGTAACTTTCCCCTTGTTTCGTGtcacaag GAGTAATCTGGTGGAAGGGATTGATTCTGTCTATATCAACAAATGCCTTTATGATCCAGAAAATGCTCCACTCTGTCCCATATTCCAACTTGGAGACATTGTCAAACTGTCTGGCTTCAATTTTGAAACAATAGCCCGAGTG GGAGGGGCCATTGGCATTGTGATTGATTGGACTTGTAACCTGGACTTGGATGTAAAACACTGTAAACCAAAGTACGGCTTTCATGGCCTGTACGGGAACCCATCAGAGACGGACAAAACCAGAGCTTCAGTGGGCTACAACTTCCG ATATGCAAAGCATTATCTTGAGGACAGAGTTGAGAAGAGAACTCTTTTCAAAGTGTTTGGGATCAGGATAGACATCATTGTGCACTCACTG GCTAGAAAGTTTGATATAATCCCAACACTCACAGCTATTGGCTCCGGAGTGGGAATTTTTGGTGTG GCTACAGTTGTGTGCGACCTGGTGCTGCTCTACCTGCTGCCAAAAAGAGAATTTTACAAGAACATGAAATTTAAATACACAGACGCGCACGCACAG GACCATGATTCAGAAGCAGGCAGCGTAGAGACGGACGTATCCAAG GGAGCACAGTGA
- the p2rx1 gene encoding P2X purinoceptor 1 isoform X2, translating to MKKQITDAISDFFFEYETPRQVLVRNRRVGVVCRLIQLGVLAYIIGWVFIYEKGYQSTDMAVSSVFSKMKGVGYTNVNGTERVWDVADYVFPSQGDSSFVVMTNYIITEGQKMGKCPELPGKHNCSNDTDCKGGGYKRTGHGEMTGVCVNSTRTCEVLAWCPIENDHNIPEPPLLMSAENYTLFIKNSVTFPLFRVTRSNLVEGIDSVYINKCLYDPENAPLCPIFQLGDIVKLSGFNFETIARVGGAIGIVIDWTCNLDLDVKHCKPKYGFHGLYGNPSETDKTRASVGYNFRYAKHYLEDRVEKRTLFKVFGIRIDIIVHSLARKFDIIPTLTAIGSGVGIFGVATVVCDLVLLYLLPKREFYKNMKFKYTDAHAQDHDSEAGSVETDVSK from the exons ATGAAGAAACAAATCACAGATGCCATTTCCGACTTCTTCTTTGAGTATGAGACCCCGCGCCAGGTGCTGGTGAGGAACAGGAGAGTTGGGGTGGTGTGCCGCCTGATCCAGCTGGGGGTCCTGGCGTACATCATCGG GTGGGTGTTCATCTATGAGAAAGGATACCAGTCCACAGACATGGCGGTGAGCTCAGTCTTCAGCAAAATGAAAGGGGTGGGCTACACCAACGTGAATGGAACTGAGAGGGTCTGGGATGTGGCGGATTATGTCTTTCCATCGCAG GGAGACTCATCATTTGTTGTCATGACAAACTACATCATAACTGAAGGTCAGAAGATGGGGAAGTGTCCAGAG CTTCCAGGAAAGCACAACTGCAGCAATGACACTGACTGTAAAGGAGGGGGTTACAAACGTACGGGACATG GAGAAATGacgggagtgtgtgtgaatagCACCAGGACGTGTGAGGTGCTGGCCTGGTGCCCCATAGAGAACGATCATAACATCCCTGA ACCTCCCCTGTTGATGTCTGCAGAGAACTACACACTGTTCATCAAAAACTCTGTAACTTTCCCCTTGTTTCGTGtcacaag GAGTAATCTGGTGGAAGGGATTGATTCTGTCTATATCAACAAATGCCTTTATGATCCAGAAAATGCTCCACTCTGTCCCATATTCCAACTTGGAGACATTGTCAAACTGTCTGGCTTCAATTTTGAAACAATAGCCCGAGTG GGAGGGGCCATTGGCATTGTGATTGATTGGACTTGTAACCTGGACTTGGATGTAAAACACTGTAAACCAAAGTACGGCTTTCATGGCCTGTACGGGAACCCATCAGAGACGGACAAAACCAGAGCTTCAGTGGGCTACAACTTCCG ATATGCAAAGCATTATCTTGAGGACAGAGTTGAGAAGAGAACTCTTTTCAAAGTGTTTGGGATCAGGATAGACATCATTGTGCACTCACTG GCTAGAAAGTTTGATATAATCCCAACACTCACAGCTATTGGCTCCGGAGTGGGAATTTTTGGTGTG GCTACAGTTGTGTGCGACCTGGTGCTGCTCTACCTGCTGCCAAAAAGAGAATTTTACAAGAACATGAAATTTAAATACACAGACGCGCACGCACAG GACCATGATTCAGAAGCAGGCAGCGTAGAGACGGACGTATCCAAG TGA
- the p2rx1 gene encoding P2X purinoceptor 1 isoform X3, with protein sequence MKKQITDAISDFFFEYETPRQVLVRNRRVGVVCRLIQLGVLAYIIGWVFIYEKGYQSTDMAVSSVFSKMKGVGYTNVNGTERVWDVADYVFPSQGDSSFVVMTNYIITEGQKMGKCPELPGKHNCSNDTDCKGGGYKRTGHGEMTGVCVNSTRTCEVLAWCPIENDHNIPEPPLLMSAENYTLFIKNSVTFPLFRVTRSNLVEGIDSVYINKCLYDPENAPLCPIFQLGDIVKLSGFNFETIARVGGAIGIVIDWTCNLDLDVKHCKPKYGFHGLYGNPSETDKTRASVGYNFRYAKHYLEDRVEKRTLFKVFGIRIDIIVHSLARKFDIIPTLTAIGSGVGIFGVATVVCDLVLLYLLPKREFYKNMKFKYTDAHAQI encoded by the exons ATGAAGAAACAAATCACAGATGCCATTTCCGACTTCTTCTTTGAGTATGAGACCCCGCGCCAGGTGCTGGTGAGGAACAGGAGAGTTGGGGTGGTGTGCCGCCTGATCCAGCTGGGGGTCCTGGCGTACATCATCGG GTGGGTGTTCATCTATGAGAAAGGATACCAGTCCACAGACATGGCGGTGAGCTCAGTCTTCAGCAAAATGAAAGGGGTGGGCTACACCAACGTGAATGGAACTGAGAGGGTCTGGGATGTGGCGGATTATGTCTTTCCATCGCAG GGAGACTCATCATTTGTTGTCATGACAAACTACATCATAACTGAAGGTCAGAAGATGGGGAAGTGTCCAGAG CTTCCAGGAAAGCACAACTGCAGCAATGACACTGACTGTAAAGGAGGGGGTTACAAACGTACGGGACATG GAGAAATGacgggagtgtgtgtgaatagCACCAGGACGTGTGAGGTGCTGGCCTGGTGCCCCATAGAGAACGATCATAACATCCCTGA ACCTCCCCTGTTGATGTCTGCAGAGAACTACACACTGTTCATCAAAAACTCTGTAACTTTCCCCTTGTTTCGTGtcacaag GAGTAATCTGGTGGAAGGGATTGATTCTGTCTATATCAACAAATGCCTTTATGATCCAGAAAATGCTCCACTCTGTCCCATATTCCAACTTGGAGACATTGTCAAACTGTCTGGCTTCAATTTTGAAACAATAGCCCGAGTG GGAGGGGCCATTGGCATTGTGATTGATTGGACTTGTAACCTGGACTTGGATGTAAAACACTGTAAACCAAAGTACGGCTTTCATGGCCTGTACGGGAACCCATCAGAGACGGACAAAACCAGAGCTTCAGTGGGCTACAACTTCCG ATATGCAAAGCATTATCTTGAGGACAGAGTTGAGAAGAGAACTCTTTTCAAAGTGTTTGGGATCAGGATAGACATCATTGTGCACTCACTG GCTAGAAAGTTTGATATAATCCCAACACTCACAGCTATTGGCTCCGGAGTGGGAATTTTTGGTGTG GCTACAGTTGTGTGCGACCTGGTGCTGCTCTACCTGCTGCCAAAAAGAGAATTTTACAAGAACATGAAATTTAAATACACAGACGCGCACGCACAG ATATAA